The nucleotide sequence GAAGGGCAAAATCATTCAATCCACAATTAGGAGTTTACCCAACACAGTTTGCACAAGTATTAAAATTTAGAGATGTAAGGATACCTTTATTAACCTTTATTATTATAGGTGCTTCTATTCTTGCACTTCTTGTATTGGTTTGGATAGTTTATAGAACAAAAGCCGGCATGGCGATGAGAGCTGTTTCCAAAGATGTTACTGCAGCAAAATTAATGGGCATAAACACTGATAGAACTATTTCTCAAACATTTATGTTAGGGTCCGCTTTAGCAGCAGTCGGGGGTATTCTTTGGGCTATGAAATACCCTCAAATCTATCCTTATACCGGCATGATCCCCGGTTTAAAGGCATTTATAGCTGCTGTTGTCGGAGGAATAGGAAGTATTCCAGGGGCTATGCTTGGAGGTTTTATTTTAGGGGTTGCAGAAATAATGATAGTCGCATTCTTACCTGCTTTGGCAGGATATAGAGACGCTATTGCTTATATTATTTTGATAGTTATTCTTCTAGTAAAACCAAACGGGCTTCTCGGTGTTGAAATAGGGGAGAAGGTGTGAATATGGAAAAAACGCTATCTTTTAAGACCAAATTCTTTTTGACTATTTTTTTTATATTGGCAATCTTTCTATTGCTGTTGACAGCTAATAACAAAGCGAGTGATTATTTAATTTTGATATTGAATTTAATGGCAATTAATATAATATTCGCCGTAAGTTTAACCTTTATTAACGGTATTACAGGTATCTTTTCGTTAGGACATGTTGGATTCATCGCAATTGGGGCATATGTATCGTCCATTTTCACACTTTCTCCTGCTCAAAAAGAAATAAGTTTTTTGATAAAACCTTTAATATACCCTTTAAATGTTATCCAAATCCCTTTCTTACCTGCAATTATAATTGCGGGATTGGTAGCCGCAGCGTTTGGATATTTAGTTGCTGCCCCATCTCTTCGTTTAATAGGAGATTATTTAGCCATTGCAACTCTTGGATTAGGTGAAGTAGTGAGAGTTATCGCAAATAATACATGGTCTATCACAAATGGAGCTTTGGGCTTAAAAAGCATCCCACAATATTCTAACCTTTGGTGGACATGGGGGTTTGCTTTAATAACGGTAGTCTTCATTTCTAGTTTAGTTAAAAGTAGTTATGGAAGAGCTTTAAAGGCAATCAGGGAAGATCCAGTTGCTGCTAAATCTATGGGAATTAATGTTTTTTCTCATCAAGTAGTTACTTTTGTAATTGGTTCTTTTTTTGCAGGAGTTGGTGGAGCATTGTGGGCACACCTAATTACCACTATCGATCCTAAATCTTTCATGTTTCAAAAAACCTTTGAAATATTGATAATGGTGGTCATCGGTGGACTTGGGAGTATTAGTGGAGCCATAATCGGAGCTTCACTTTATACGGTAGGATTAGAATTTCTAAGGGTTTTAGAAGAACCCATATCGATCGGTCCTATCTACATACCAGGCATCCCGGGAATGAGAATGGTGGTTTTATCTCTCATTCTCATAATTATAATGCTATTTTGGAGAAGAGGCATAATGGGAAGAAATGAAATAACATGGGATGGCATTTATAAACTGATAATGAAGGTAAAAAACAAAAATAGAATGAGAGAGGATGAATGACTTAGAAAAATCCCAAGGAGGCTTCCAATGAGTAATACAAACA is from Petrotoga miotherma DSM 10691 and encodes:
- a CDS encoding branched-chain amino acid ABC transporter permease yields the protein MTIQMFFQHLANAISLGSIYALIAIGYTMVYGILNLINFAHGDIFTFSMYFAFYAVTLFLFPWWAAFIFAIVLTTLLGATIERVAYRPLRKANAPKISGLITAIGVSFFLQNFAIVVFGGRAKSFNPQLGVYPTQFAQVLKFRDVRIPLLTFIIIGASILALLVLVWIVYRTKAGMAMRAVSKDVTAAKLMGINTDRTISQTFMLGSALAAVGGILWAMKYPQIYPYTGMIPGLKAFIAAVVGGIGSIPGAMLGGFILGVAEIMIVAFLPALAGYRDAIAYIILIVILLVKPNGLLGVEIGEKV
- a CDS encoding branched-chain amino acid ABC transporter permease; translation: MEKTLSFKTKFFLTIFFILAIFLLLLTANNKASDYLILILNLMAINIIFAVSLTFINGITGIFSLGHVGFIAIGAYVSSIFTLSPAQKEISFLIKPLIYPLNVIQIPFLPAIIIAGLVAAAFGYLVAAPSLRLIGDYLAIATLGLGEVVRVIANNTWSITNGALGLKSIPQYSNLWWTWGFALITVVFISSLVKSSYGRALKAIREDPVAAKSMGINVFSHQVVTFVIGSFFAGVGGALWAHLITTIDPKSFMFQKTFEILIMVVIGGLGSISGAIIGASLYTVGLEFLRVLEEPISIGPIYIPGIPGMRMVVLSLILIIIMLFWRRGIMGRNEITWDGIYKLIMKVKNKNRMREDE